Below is a genomic region from Miscanthus floridulus cultivar M001 chromosome 1, ASM1932011v1, whole genome shotgun sequence.
GGGCACCACGTAACACGATATTAATTGACATTCATCAGCTCATAGTTATTTACAAGATCACATGTGGTTGGCAACTTATCCTATCATCCTAAAAACTAAAGAGGACCTAGAAAGTCAAGATATTGAAAGGAGTTCAATTGTAACATTTACAAAGATGTCACTTTGTGAAAAATTGCAAAAAAGTTGTGTAGTTTAAAAAATTAGTAAGCATGTTTCTTCGTAGAGCACACTATCAAACTATGATTAAGTATAGCAATTCATTTGTCAATAATAATTTTGTAGATATAATGATAGTTATTAACCAAAAGTGAGCACATCAAAGGACATATATATTAATTTAGTAGATAGCAAATACCTTCCCCTCTGCAGTTCGAGCAGACAAGGCAATCTTAAGCCCCAGCCGTCGTACTTTCTTCTGCAACTTGATTGCATGGCTTCGTGGTTTAGGCCCATGCATGGTTGCACCACCACGGAACTGTTATGTCCAGAATTTAGTTGACTGACTCCAAACTGGATAATATGTTTCAAGCAATCTCAATATGAATATAAGTATCATTATTCATTCAGTTATAAACCTGGGGACCGCGCAGTGTTCCATGCCGTGCTCTTCCAGTTCCTTTTTGCTTGTAAGGCTTTCTTCCAGTGCCACTCACTTCACTGATAGTTTTAGTTGAGTGTGTCCCCTGTAAAGACAAAGGGCTTAATTTGTTAGAATACAGAACTGTCATTTTGTCAAGATGACATACATCAGTCCAAGAATTCCATAAGTGAAGGCCAAGCAAAAATATATTGAGTGATCCTATTGGTGCACCTGCTGTCTTTTAGCAAGCTGCCACCTTACTACACGGTGAACAATATCCTTCCTAATTGGAACATCAAAAACATCACCATCCAAAACCATGAAGCCCTTGTCCTCATTATGGAAGTTTGTGACCCTAGCTACCAGGTCTTCATACTGCCCTGCAATATTATAACAATTCAGAGGAATCAAAATTCAGCATATTCTTAATTCAAAAGAAAATCAACATTACTCATAAATAACTGCAATACTGCAGAAATGGAGTGAAGCTTCATTGAAGTCAAATTTTGGTCCAATTAGGTAACAAACAGTAAGCAAAGCTTTAGCTGACGAAAGATAAGATGGTAAGTCATATGATAGATCATTTGTCGTTAAAAGAAAATTGAGAAGACTAGTATTGAAAGAAATGCCACTAAAATAGTGATTCGAAACTAATCAATCGGGGGAGAACTTACCAAGCTCCTGATCTGGTGTCCACACAGTCCTGCTAGAAAGAAGTTCTGGCGGAATCAGCACTTCACTTGGTGGAGCCAAAAGAGTAGAATACCCATTGAAAAAGAaacctggcagattctggaaATGGAACAAGTATTTCAAACAAAAGTCAATGCAGAACTCATGTGCAATCAAATATACCAAAAACACATTTGCAAATGGAGAGAACGGAAATAAACTTCTTAGCAGATGATTGGATGTAATAAGCTAGATCTTGGCAAAAAGATAAGAAAACTTCTATGTTGAAATCTTGATACCCCAAAGTGCTAACAGGACAAATATGATTGATGCTTTCCTACCAGAAAAGTTAATGCAAAAAAATGCTACAGAAGATTGGAGGATGTAATAGTTGTAGATTTCGCAGCACATGTTTTCGAAGCAAGGCTGTCCCCGTTTCCATTAACAAGAACGATCAGCAAAGCAAAAGCAAGAACAGGAACAGAAAGACAATGGGCAGAGCAAGTTTGAGGGGGCAGACAGAGCAAATGTCATCACATGTAATCCACTAATTCAAGATCTATTCAGACGTAAAATTTGATAATAAAGCCAGATATAAAATCCTTCATGTCTGAAGGCCTAAAAACTGTATAAGGTAAACAGGCAAATTCACAGGACTAGCCGCAGTACCACACAAGGAACAGAATGAACGGAATAAGCAATTGGGCTAATGTTCAACTGAAATACAGGATTGGCACCTACAACCACAACTAATGTAATGAAATTGCTGCTATATGTTTCTCAAGCAAGGCCTCAGGCACAAAATTTATACCTATATATGCCAAAATGGTTCAGTGCTTAAGACTGAAACCTCTTCAATGCTACTGACAGTAATTGCTGAAAAGGGACTTCATTTTGCGCTTCCCTTCACGAACCTTGGAATGAAGCAATCCTTGTAAATACGCCAACTAGCATAATCCTGAAGACTAAACATAATTGCAGACTTGCAGTTGAGTGAAAGCATCAAATGTCTGCTAAATCACTAGATTTCAAGCTGGATTCAGGCAAGTGGCCAGAGCAATCTAGCACCTAAACCACAGCTCTAGCGGTCTAGCCTGAAGCAGGCCCATTTCCCATCCTACAAGGGACCTATAAGATGTTCTAACAGGCAGACTGGAACCGCTGCCTGCGCCAGCACCGCCGTGGAGAGCCAGGAGACGGCGCACGGCCGCACCGAGGACAGGGGGGAGGGAGGAAAAGAGACGGGGTCCAGACCTTCGCGAGGCACGGGTCTACGCCCGGCGGCGGGCGGTGCAGCACTGCCGTAGTGGGCGCGGACACCGCGGCGCGGCGGAGCAGCAACGCGGCGCGCGCGAGGGCCCGCATCGAGTGGGGGGAGAAGGGGCACGCGGCGGCTGGAGTTGCGCCGGCGGAAGAGAGCGCGGCGGCACGGACACCGATCCGCGGCGGCGCTTCTTCTCTTTTGCCTGCTCGCTTGGGGTCTTTGCCTTTCAGCAACAGCACGCGCGCAAGCCCACGGACCACTTGCCCCTCCTCGTTCGAGATGGTGGGCCGATAGTCGGTCCATGCCGGCCCGCTCATTTTACTATGCATTGGTCTGCCAACTCCTATGACGGATATAGAACCGATACAATAGAGAAGAGAAGAGTAGGTTGCTCTCATGTTTATATCCTATACTAGATTAATGCTAGTGCGTTGCACGGAAATCAAATATTTTTTTCACATGATGATCTATTATTTTTTAGATTTgaaatattttatatttttagatatgaatttatgtTTTCTATCTATAGATATAATATTTAAATTTTCAATATTTTTAGAAACATTTTTGCACTAAAAACATTATTTGTGATGTCAGCATAAATATTTATGATCGCATCAATAACTTTTGTAAGAAGTATATATATAAGGGCCTcgttcattttgcaaaaaaagtgaacccgatgaatagtatcactttcgtcttatttgacaaatattgtccaatcgtggaccaactaggctcaaaagaattatctcgtgatttccaactaaactgtgtaattagttatttttttacctacatttaatactccatgcaagcggctaaaaattgatatgatagagagagagtgaaaaaacttagaatttggatggcatctaaacaagaccAAGGTATAAAAAGCTCCGCTTTGGGAAGGTCATTtgtcggcatagacctttgtgcGATATAGACAAGTTTCTCTAGTGTAGAAACATGAAACAGAAGGTTTATTAAAGTAAGTAGAGGGGCTAGATTATAAGAAGGAAAAAGTTCAAATTACCTTCTTCAACTTTCGCGAAAGTCCGTTTTTCCTCTTTGAACTCCAAAACCGGGCAAAACACCTCCCACAACTtataaaaccgttcatcttacctccctgacccggttataagcagttttaaagacggttttgtttttttttatttatttcggctgaatctttgaaaaatcatagtaaatcacaaaaaaaatataaaatggaaaatctaattttgttggactcctcatgagtagatctacacagtgaacatataatatggtatgctttagtaccaagtttttgttgtagctttagatatatgtttttatgtaattaaatggaataattcataacttcagcttctatggtccaattgtgatgaaatttttatggtaggctaattattgtatggttaaactatagtaaaaatttcatactcattgaattatgtataacttagttatagattttatagAGGCTTTTTAGGTGGTAATAGATATATTTTTTCTTTCTTATTATAGTTAAGAGTTGAAATGATTAATGTTGAATATAGAAACCAATTAGAATATTATTGTCATAGATGGGGATTAACATGTATCGAATACATGATGATCTTGATTTATATGTACCTTTTTGTCATAGAGAATGTTAGATGCTAGACGTCACtttatccaccctgctttgatcctATGACAAACTTTAGCATCAATATCTTCATCCTTCTGTAGCATGGATCCTAGATAAATGgatggatatatttatgcagacGTTTGCCATAGGATCAAACCAGGATGGattaagtggcgccaagcatctggcattctctgtgacaagagggtaccacaaaaacttaaaggcaagttttatagaacggtgATTAGAcccgctatgttgtatggagcataaTATTGGTCTACAAAGAGACGACATgtccaacaactgagtgttgcggaaatacgtatgttgcgttggatttgtgcCACACAAGgatggatcgagttcggaacaatGATATATGTGACCGTcaaggggtagcaccaattaaaaaaaagcttgacaacatcggttgaggtggtttagcCATGTCCAAAGAAGATcttcagaggcaccagtgcattgtggagccCTAAGTTGAGATATTAATGTGAGGAGAGATAGAGGAAGGCCAAAGCTGATATGGGGgagacaataaaaagagatttaaagggttggatatacctagagatctttgTTGGGATATGAGTGCTTGAAAAGCAGCTATTGAcatgcctgaaccgtgactagaAGCTCATGTTGAGTTTCAACTCTAGCATACCCCAATTTGCTtaggactaaaaggctttgtcgttgttgttgtgatttataTGAATTTAATATAATAATTGAACGAGGATTTTATAAAACACCCTTATTTTGGTTTTTAATTCCAATTTATTAGATTAATTTAGAGAGACTAAAATTCCTCCTATGGTTCATTTTTTTATGGCTGCTGTCATAGAACAAGATCCTAACAAGGGATAATTTAGcaaaaaagaagaaaatataggGTAGTATATGTATCGTTGGCGGATTCaggatctatatctatatatatctaatattaaagaggcaaaatttctctccacTCGTCCGTCCCTCTCTTAACTAACTTCATGAATATAGAAACCGCATGTAGCCCTTCTCTTTTTTTATATGACGTATACTTAAGGTAGTTTGGAAAGATAGGAATATCAATTAGATCTCTCCGATCCGAGTAATCTAAATATAGGATTCCTAATCAAATAGAAATCTATATCTTTTATCTCTATATACCTTCTGTACCTGATATTAAAGAGCCAAGTTTCTAATTTGTAGCTTGTCTATCGTCCAAAgctgtcacggaaccgaccaatttataagagcacaagtacaaaaacaatcgccgaaacgatcaaattctcgaacttgagcccatataaacccggtagtcaaccgaaatctcgaaggattttaaaccaacttgcatgcaaccaagatcacagtaattcaacataacatatcgtacgttacaacatttcgcatacgttcgcaaataggttacatcatcacagagtcattgttattacaaaacaagtcttgtaaacatgcggaagcaaatagtttaactcacacaccgagttcaattacacatactggtttgctgatcacagaccgcaaaagcattcagataagagaaaggagatcatgcccatgatctagtcctcatcacccgccgggtggagacaatacttgcagaatccctgatatagaaggtcatctgcaacaagatggaataaaccctgagtacgggaatgtacttagctagacttacccatcgaaaaccaaataaatgacaccaaggattatgcatagcttaatgtagtggagctggctgacactttctttttgcagaaaagcataagtaataatgatcaactcttaacctaactagcagtgactttttagccattaacctgtcatctatattagcacctgtactaagcaatcattttattagggtgcaaacattaataaccatatcaggtattcattgtggcaaccttatcatcattcaTTTAACCatgtcgttaaattaattgaatctacgttgccgctgctcagtcaagttctcactatccgggagagacggcgattcgaatcgattcctatccagctggaggggtattcctaaacacaaaccctgcttccctcgtcagggtcgcaacaagtcacctttggtacgatttaggagtcgcgagtccgaacagatcgatattctcagagaaccactctgccaaggttgtttgggactctaacccaccttggacttatgccaatggctcttcgcacatccttactacctccagaatgtcgccactgctcgcgtcctcggcctgagtcgagctactaggcttcgcggtcggaacgacttatccggccagctaagtgttaggctgcgttcaacatgacatgaggacgtacagcgtatcagtccttaaacgactcagacagagtcactatgttcaaacctacacaagaccccgcccggtcttaattcattattcacatggttcttttccacgatagcaaatatagccaccgtgatccacctcatcctaaggctcgcaggtgatagaaaatcacctgacttctaccgcactaagcatgacaaagcatttaacccgttcctgaacttaaataggattccagtgcgatatctggacaaggaaggatatataatgcagcaattggtttcaatcaattcctatacttaatgcatcatcaacaataaaagatactcaatgtatttgtgaaaacataggaggcttaatatgctccggggcttgcctttcaggaacgaggaaggctggtggtcagggcactcgggcaattcctccgcggcgactgcttcgtcggcttcctgcacctcgggttcctcctcctggttggctccctcgaactctagcaacgtcacttcctctggcacacctattgcatgaatgcgcaagataaatatcatggatgcacatgtacgaatgtcggagatgctcggggaatgcacatgttcgctgtagtttgcatattccaacttaagccctattcaaatcactttcacttaccacgtttatataacctaaggtataattgctcatcttccattaatgacctagcacctgcacctaagcatattctcaagttaggctaacccctaaaacaatcaatgagaacattgcacaagcatacactcaagcatttgtattataaccaaatggagactatatatcggtacagtaaactagccataactggagatttataaatccaattgatatgcaacaagacaacctggaaagcttataaaattgtctacaaaacattttcagacctcaaagcatgattctaacctttaccaggtcgaactcataaatcaatagaactctgtcctcacaaggcagagaacaagcaaagactggaacctaactttaaacagctgtagtttctaaactactgggccaaatgccctcaaattttgacaggagctagatacataagttatctacaacttttgtattcatcacaatcacataaaaccaaattatcatagggaactttccaaagtccccagatctgtccagagggacatgatgcaacaaataattattaacttatgatataaacacttaattggataaaaccaactttactgacatatcacaagcacaccataaagtagggtgttcatctccaaaatattttttttaatacctttcttaatttatttaattaattagtggaaatagtaaacatatatgaaaactacaccattaattctacaaaaattacagtagacactacatgctctaagtagactaccataaaaatttcacaccatttgagtaagtataacaatctacacaaaaatggtaaggcagaatgacttaaaatggcataattaggaaaccttagtgaaaagtgtcaagcaacagatttcatattttttctagcatctataaggtaccaagatactacctaccaagtttcatggccataggattcatagataatttacaaaaattcacacaagtatctaccaatgataaaaggaaaatctataactcaaaaactacacatgcaatgactctcaaattttaaccaaagcttctactatacaagactagcttacccacaaaatttcataatttttggatcacagaaactcaagatatgatttaaacaagtttgcatgcatacaaaaacacttttcaagttcctatttaattcatctaaaatttctacataatatgctcaagacatatttttcttaaatactagacctaactatgagtctcacaaaattggaaccatatcctttggatctaccaaacttgagttacatatttttgaatctatacaccaaactatgaaaaacagttaaacaaaacaattaaggaaaccatttcactgatgttgggccggcccgaggaaatgGCGGCCCAAGAACATGCGCTGGCGTGGCCCAGACAACGGcgcagcccacgctgggctcccgctttAGCCACGGCGCTGACAAgagggacccgcgcgtcagcgagacagGGCAGGGGAGAAGGAACGGACGGTGGCGCagttcgccgccggtggcttctccggcgaaggcaaaggtgccaacatgttcgcctcacctaagcggacctaggggaaccttCTATTGCAGCTACTGACGCCGCTAgtgggggtggcgatggccatggcggcgctcggccacggcacggccggctccggtgagGCTACGACGCTACGTCTAGAACGGAAGGCGCTACGAGCATCAGCAGTGCACCTAGGATCTAGCGTAaggcagaggaggggatgggagggtCACGGTGGCGGTTGTCCGCGTGGAGCGACAACGCCGGCGAGGTCCTGCCATGGCTGTGGTGGGGgaaaacggcgaatacgcccttatCGAGGCACGATCGACTCAACGATGAGGTGGAGATGGTAAAGGGAATCACGGCGAAGCTCTAGGTGAacggggcaacgcgtttttgcaaTGGCGTGGAAGCTAGGCGAAGGCGAAGGTGCGGCTAGCAATGGCGGATGGTTGCTTGCTTGGCGCAACGCGCAGTGGAGGCGAAGAAAGGCAAACTGGAGC
It encodes:
- the LOC136479000 gene encoding uncharacterized protein; this translates as MRALARAALLLRRAAVSAPTTAVLHRPPPGVDPCLAKNLPGFFFNGYSTLLAPPSEVLIPPELLSSRTVWTPDQELGQYEDLVARVTNFHNEDKGFMVLDGDVFDVPIRKDIVHRVVRWQLAKRQQGTHSTKTISEVSGTGRKPYKQKGTGRARHGTLRGPQFRGGATMHGPKPRSHAIKLQKKVRRLGLKIALSARTAEGKLLVFEDLEVPSHKTKNIVQYVSQMDDTKKVLLVDGGDIDKQLKLATQNLHYVNVLPSIGLNVYSILQHDTLVMTRAAINRIVERMHTPINR